In Populus alba chromosome 9, ASM523922v2, whole genome shotgun sequence, a genomic segment contains:
- the LOC118045518 gene encoding histone deacetylase HDT1 has translation MSSMEFWGVEVKAGEPLKVEPKDFCMIHLSQAALGESKKGNESVPLFVKFDEKKLVLGTLSQENIPQLSFDLVFEKEFELSHNWKNGSVFFCGYQVIPDDDASDFSGDEEDFEFAKADIMKAATAKDKAAKPEKPKATLVEPSIDDSDEDDSDEDDSDEDGDTEEGMSLDEDSDDESDSEDEETPKKAETSKKRANDSATKTPVSSKKAKTATPQKTDAKKAGQVTPHPAKGKAAANGNSSKSPKSAGNFSCKSCDKAFVTDGALKSHSQAKHGAK, from the exons ATGTCGTCCATGGAGTTCTGGG GTGTTGAAGTCAAGGCTGGTGAGCCCCTTAAAGTGGAACCCAAAGACTTCTGCATGATCCATCTTTCTCAG GCAGCCCTTGGCGAgtcaaagaaaggaaatgaatcTGTTCCTCTTTTTGTTAAATTCGATGAAAAGAAGCTTGTGTTGGGGACTCTTTCTCAGGAAAACATTCCTCAGCTGtcttttgatttagtttttgagAAAGAGTTTGAGCTCTCTCACAACTGGAAAAATGGGAGTGTTTTCTTCTGTGGCTACCAAGTTATTCCTGATGATGATGCTTCTG ATTTTTCTGGTGATGAAGAGGATTTTGAATTTGCGAAAGCTGATATTATGAAAGCTGCTACAGCTAAGGATAAAGCTGCCAAGCCTGAAAAACCAAAGGCTACACTTGTAGAGCCAAGCATAGATGATTCTGATGAGGATGATTCTGACGAGGATGATTCTGATGAGGATGGTGATACTGAAGAG GGTATGTCTCTTGATGAAGATTCAGATGATGAATCTGATAGTGAAGATGAAGAGACTCCTAAGAAG GCTGAGACCAGCAAGAAGAGGGCTAATGATTCTGCAACAAAGACACCAGTGTCATCAAAGAAGGCAAAAACAGCTACTCCTCAAAAGacag ATGCTAAGAAGGCCGGGCAAGTTACTCCTCACCCTGCAAAGGGAAAAGCTGCAGCTAATGGCAACAGCTCCAAGTCCCCAAAATCTGCCGGCAATTTCTCTTGCAAATCCTGTGACAA GGCATTTGTTACTGATGGTGCTCTGAAGTCTCACTCACAAGCCAAGCATGGTGCCAAGTGA
- the LOC118045521 gene encoding glucomannan 4-beta-mannosyltransferase 2 yields MAEVSPKVMIPESFQFQVSSSDIAGQLTLIWELLKAPLIVPLLTLGVYICLAMSLMLFMERVYMGIVIILVKLFWKKPDKRYKWEPMQDDLESGNLNFPVVLVQIPMFNEREVYKLSIGAASNLSWPADRLVIQVLDDSTDPAIKQMVELECQRWASKGINIRYQIRENRTGYKAGALKEGLKRSYVKHCEYVCIFDADFQPEPDYLRRAIPFLIHNPDIALVQGRWRFVNADECLLTRMQEMSLDYHFTVEQEVGSATHAFFGFNGTAGVWRIAAINEAGGWKDRTTVEDMDLAVRASLRGWKFLYLGDLQVKSELPSTFKAFRFQQHRWSCGPANLFRKMVMEIVRNKKVRFWKKVYVIYSFFFVRKIIAHMVTFSFYCVVLPLTILVPEVKVPIWGAVYIPSVITILNSVGTPRSIHLLFYWILFENVMSLHRTKATFIGLLEAGRANEWVVTEKLGNTLQKAAEAKKSNPKAPRKFRFKFTDRLNTLELGFSAFLFLCGCYDFVNGKNNYFIYLWLQTLTFFITGIGYVGTII; encoded by the exons atggCTGAAGTTTCACCGAAAGTCATGATACCTGAATCATTTCAGTTTCAGGTATCAAGTTCTGACATTGCAGGTCAGCTAACACTCATCTGGGAGCTACTCAAAGCACCATTGATAGTTCCTTTGTTGACACTTGGGGTTTACATTTGCTTAGCCATGTCACTCATGCTCTTCATGGAGAGAGTTTACATGGGTATTGTCATAATCCTTGTTAAGCTCTTTTGGAAGAAACCAGACAAGCGTTACAAATGGGAGCCCATGCAAGATGATTTGGAATCTGGCAATCTTAACTTCCCTGTTGTTCTTGTTCAAATCCCAATGTTCAACGAAAGAGAG GTTTACAAGCTATCCATTGGTGCAGCCTCTAATCTTTCCTGGCCAGCAGATCGTCTTGTGATCCAAGTCCTGGATGATTCAACTGACCCTGCCATCAAG CAAATGGTGGAGCTAGAGTGTCAAAGATGGGCGAGCAAAGGCATAAACATAAGGTACCAAATCAGGGAGAACAGAACGGGCTACAAAGCTGGTGCTTTAAAAGAAGGCCTCAAGAGAAGCTATGTTAAACACTGCGAATATGTTTGCATCTTTGATGCTGATTTCCAGCCGGAGCCTGACTACCTCCGGCGTGCCATTCCTTTCTTGATCCACAATCCTGACATTGCCCTCGTTCAAGGTCGCTGGAGATTTG TGAATGCAGATGAGTGCTTGTTGACAAGAATGCAAGAAATGTCTTTGGATTATCATTTTACTGTGGAGCAAGAAGTTGGGTCGGCTACTCATGCATTCTTTGGCTTCAAtg GGACTGCCGGGGTATGGAGAATTGCGGCCATTAATGAGGCCGGTGGGTGGAAGGACAGAACTACAGTGGAGGACATGGATCTTGCAGTCCGAGCGAGTCTCAGGGGCTGGAAATTTCTCTACCTTGGTGACCTCCAA GTAAAAAGTGAGCTTCCGAGTACATTCAAAGCTTTCCGGTTCCAGCAGCACAGGTGGTCCTGCGGTCCTGCTAATCTGTTCAGGAAAATGGTTATGGAGATTGTTAGAAATAAG AAAGTTAGGTTCTGGAAAAAGGTCTATGTGATCTACAGCTTTTTCTTCGTTCGCAAGATCATAGCTCACATGGTGACCTTCTCCTTCTACTGCGTTGTACTTCCGTTAACTATTTTGGTCCCTGAAGTCAAGGTTCCGATCTGGGGAGCTGTTTACATTCCTTCTGTCATTACCATTCTAAATTCAGTAGGAACTCCAAG GTCAATTCACTTGTTGTTTTACTGGATCCTTTTCGAAAACGTTATGTCTTTGCACCGGACTAAGGCAACGTTCATCGGTCTGCTTGAAGCAGGGCGAGCCAATGAGTGGGTTGTCACTGAAAAACTAGGAAACACACTCCAGAAAGCAGCAGAGGCTAAGAAATCAAACCCCAAAGCACCCAGAAAATTCCGATTCAAATTTACGGACAG ACTCAACACATTGGAACTGGGATTTTCAGCATTCCTTTTCTTGTGTGGATGCTATGACTTTGTTAATGGAAAGAACAACTACTTCATATACCTTTGGctccaaacactcaccttcttCATCACTGGAATTGGATACGTTGGTACCATTATTTAA